A region of Triplophysa dalaica isolate WHDGS20190420 chromosome 18, ASM1584641v1, whole genome shotgun sequence DNA encodes the following proteins:
- the cebpb gene encoding CCAAT/enhancer-binding protein beta, with translation MEVAGFYEGDYLAFHSNNTISNSVSEGICKQPINGSMTKLHDLSEHEKAIDISIYLDQYHHLPNQDESRHRVGIYNDFHSEENKNKRALQNYKNYISLTDRDTNQLAYSELQETRVDAVFSPDFLGSFAKGNWRNDPNEDRQMDGSGGFDMRSYLQYQNAPSGSLGNISTASSSCSSPPGTPAPPGKGRSPQPGGKMASGGKGKKRLEKDSDEYRQRRERNNLAVRKSRDKAKIRNMETQHKVLELAAENDRLQKRVEQLSRELATLRNLLSATGQC, from the coding sequence ATGGAAGTGGCCGGTTTTTACGAGGGGGACTACCTCGCTTTTCACAGCAATAACACCATCAGCAACTCTGTCAGCGAAGGCATTTGCAAGCAGCCAATTAACGGCTCCATGACGAAGCTTCATGACCTCTCTGAGCACGAGAAAGCCATAGACATCAGCATTTATTTGGACCAGTACCATCACCTGCCCAACCAAGACGAAAGTCGGCACCGGGTGGGAATCTACAACGACTTTCATTCGGAGGAGAACAAGAACAAGAGAGCGTTACAAAACTACAAGAACTACATCTCGCTGACCGACCGGGACACGAACCAGCTGGCCTATTCTGAGCTGCAAGAGACGCGCGTAGACGCGGTGTTCAGTCCGGACTTTTTGGGCAGTTTTGCCAAAGGTAACTGGCGAAACGATCCCAACGAAGACCGCCAAATGGATGGCTCCGGAGGTTTTGACATGCGCTCGTATTTGCAGTACCAGAACGCTCCCAGCGGCAGCCTGGGTAATATTTCCACCGCGTCCTCCTCCTGCTCAAGCCCGCCAGGTACACCTGCGCCGCCAGGTAAAGGGAGATCACCTCAACCGGGCGGCAAAATGGCCTCCGGTGGGAAAGGAAAGAAGAGGCTGGAAAAGGATAGCGACGAGTACAGACAGCGGCGGGAGAGAAACAATCTCGCCGTGCGCAAAAGCAGGGACAAAGCCAAAATACGCAACATGGAGACGCAGCACAAAGTGCTCGAGCTGGCGGCCGAGAACGACCGGTTACAGAAGCGCGTGGAACAGCTGTCCCGGGAGTTGGCGACGCTGCGGAACCTTCTCTCCGCTACTGGCCAGTGCTGA